The following are from one region of the Phyllostomus discolor isolate MPI-MPIP mPhyDis1 chromosome 9, mPhyDis1.pri.v3, whole genome shotgun sequence genome:
- the CPLX4 gene encoding complexin-4 isoform X1 — translation MAFFMKTMISNQVKNLGFGGGSEEKKEEGGASDPAAAQGMTREEYEEYQKQMIEEKMERDAAFTHKKAERACLRVHLREKYRLPKSEMDENQIQMAGDDVDLPEDLRKMVDEDQEEEEDKDSILGQLQNLQNMDLDTIKEKAQATFTEIKQTAEQKCSMM, via the exons ATGGCTTTCTTTATGAAAACTATGATAAGTAACCAGGTAAAGAATTTGGGGTTTGGTGGCGGGTccgaagagaaaaaagaagaaggaggggccTCGGACCCTGCCGCAGCCCAGGGCATGACGAGGGAGGAGTACGAGGAGTACCAGAAGCAGATGATCGAGGAGAA GATGGAAAGAGATGCCGCATTTACACACAAGAAGGCAGAGAGGGCGTGCCTCAGAGTCCATCTCAGAGAAAAGTACAGACTTCCGAAG AGCGAGATGGACGAGAACCAGATCCAGATGGCCGGAGACGACGTGGACTTGCCCGAAGACCTCCGGAAAATGGTAGACGAGGatcaagaggaggaggaagacaaggaTTCCATCCTCGGGCAGTTACAGAATCTTCAGAACATGGACCTGGACACCATAAAAGAGAAGGCGCAGGCCACCTTCACGGAAATCAAGCAGACGGCCGAGCAGAAGTGTTCCATGATGTGA
- the CPLX4 gene encoding complexin-4 isoform X2 → MAFFMKTMISNQVKNLGFGGGSEEKKEEGGASDPAAAQGMTREEYEEYQKQMIEEKMERDAAFTHKKAERACLRVHLREKYRLPKCFQSVAACVQLKPQEMKLDKGGLLYIYIICLSIHVYEYINKAYAYLSSSQRRHFGGKSKELGVHKDWIPVVQPL, encoded by the exons ATGGCTTTCTTTATGAAAACTATGATAAGTAACCAGGTAAAGAATTTGGGGTTTGGTGGCGGGTccgaagagaaaaaagaagaaggaggggccTCGGACCCTGCCGCAGCCCAGGGCATGACGAGGGAGGAGTACGAGGAGTACCAGAAGCAGATGATCGAGGAGAA GATGGAAAGAGATGCCGCATTTACACACAAGAAGGCAGAGAGGGCGTGCCTCAGAGTCCATCTCAGAGAAAAGTACAGACTTCCGAAG TGTTTTCAGAGTGTGGCTGCCTGTGTGCAACTGAAACCCCAGGAAATGAAACTGGATAAAGGGGGGCTGCTgtacatatacattatatgtcTATCCATACATGTATATGAATACATAAACAAGGCATATGCATATTTGTCTTCATCTCAACGGAGGCATTTTGGTGGAAAAAGCAAAGAACTAGGGGTTCACAAAGACTGGATCCCAGTCGTTCAGCCCCTGTGA